A region of Natribaculum luteum DNA encodes the following proteins:
- a CDS encoding metal-dependent transcriptional regulator has protein sequence MMLSDVMEDYLKTIYQLQREEDDRIRTSEIATELDVTSPTVTSMLEKLEERGLVDREKYRGVTLTEEGKTVALEVVRHHRLLEAYLTEHLDYDWSEVHEEADRLEHHISEDFEARVAAALDDPDVDPHGSPIPGADLEPPTASDAESVTQFEEGDVVVVEEVADHDPEVLSYLADHGVEPGVELEILEVAPFGMITAQAIGADGPVSLPADVARHVRVASPSGVEH, from the coding sequence ATGATGCTGAGCGACGTGATGGAAGACTACCTCAAGACCATCTACCAGCTCCAGCGCGAGGAGGACGACCGGATTCGGACGTCCGAGATCGCCACGGAGCTCGACGTCACGTCGCCGACCGTCACCAGCATGCTCGAGAAACTCGAGGAGCGGGGACTCGTCGACCGAGAGAAGTACCGCGGTGTGACCCTCACCGAGGAGGGAAAGACCGTCGCACTCGAGGTCGTACGCCACCATCGCCTGCTCGAGGCCTACCTCACCGAACATCTCGACTACGACTGGTCCGAAGTCCACGAAGAGGCAGATCGACTCGAACACCACATCAGCGAGGACTTCGAGGCGCGCGTCGCGGCCGCCCTCGACGACCCCGACGTCGACCCACACGGCTCGCCGATTCCGGGTGCCGACCTCGAACCGCCGACGGCGTCCGACGCGGAGTCGGTCACCCAGTTCGAGGAGGGCGACGTCGTCGTCGTCGAGGAAGTCGCCGACCACGACCCGGAGGTCCTCTCGTATCTCGCAGACCACGGCGTCGAACCCGGCGTCGAACTCGAGATTCTCGAGGTCGCCCCGTTCGGGATGATCACCGCCCAGGCGATCGGTGCTGACGGTCCGGTCTCGTTACCCGCCGACGTCGCACGCCACGTCCGCGTCGCGTCTCCGTCCGGCGTCGAACACTGA